CGATAAAACATCATGCCAAGATGAGCGTGCAGGAGCAGAAATTGTATATGGAGTTGAAGATTGCTATAGTCATTCTCTTGAGCTCCTGAAAGAGTTGGGATTCCCCATGGGTGTCCTTGCTCTTAAGGACCTTGAAGAATGTGGCTGTGTTCGCGAAACTGGATTTGTGTGGATGAAACAAAAGGCTCCATACGAGCATTACTTTGTCGCAACAAAAACTCTAGTTAGCTACGCCACAGAGGTCACTGCCTACGTGGAGAAAGgaagaatgaagaaaatgacTGGAGTTAAGAGTAAGCAGCTATTTCTGTGGGTGCCAATAGTTGAGATGAGCATTGAGGATCCTGCTCAGAACAAAATTCACTTCAAGACTCCTATAGGAATTGGAAAGTCTTTCCCCCTCACTGCTTTCATGACTgacgaagaaaagaagaagtatCTGGAGAAAGCTAACGAGTAGAACAATTATCTATATGATTGCccattttgcttcttttttttttcggCTCAGTATATTTTCTGTACTTTTTTTTCTGGCATCAGTGCATTGatgcccttttgttttaaatCTGATTTTCATATGATTGCTAAAAGAATGATCTTTTTGAACCAAGTATAAGTTTCTGCTTCCATTGCATCAATTATTAGACTAAAACTCTTTAAAGTTGATTATATCTATTGCTTATGCAAATAATATTCACTTGGACTTTTGTTTCGGAAGGGCTCAAAAATTTATCTTCACAGAATGTTGGTTCCCCTCCCTTGCTTGACATGATCTCTTTCACCAAGTGATTTCAAAAAGGATTTAAACCATAGTCAACGGAAACAAGTAAGAAAGGTTTTCCAAGTCCCCTATAGTTCAACTACGGAAGAATTTCCAATAATAATCTCTAAATTCTCAATTTCCATATCTTTTGGTCCTGGATACTTTTCTTCATCTATACACCTTCAAACTCGCAATCTAGCTCATACCAGAGTATCAGAGACAGCTTTATGTTCAAGCTGTCCTAGGCAAAGTAGGAAATCAATGTGTATTTCCATTTTTCGCATAGAAAGGAGTTCTTTGTTACCCAGTTCTTGATGTGTGCTGTAGACTTTCTTTAAGTTTGATTATCGTTATAGCTCCTCATTGAACTTCTGAATTTTCTGATAATTAACTCCATTATTAATAGTATCATTATAGCTCCATATTATAGCCCCATTTTCACTTATAAAACAACATAATTAACTCCATAATTTCGAAACTTGGTCAgctttatttctcaaatagtactGGCAAAGTATTCTAGATTTTTTAGCTTGTCAATTTGTTAAGAGGAAACAAACAACTGGTCATGAATTGATCGAATTAAGGTGAAACATTATTTTAAGATATTACTCTTCCTCTTCAAAGTAATGTCGAACACAATCATCTTTGCCGTGTAAAAGTTATctgttcattttttattttttttggtaacaaatGTAAAATATTACCATACCATCAAGGAACAAGTACAAACTAAAGAGCACCTATTTCCAAGATCAGGAACTAGGCCTCCAACCAAAACAAACTAGTTACAAAGTAAATGCTGAATAAAAGAACTACATTTCTGTTCTTTCTTGGAATGACTAACTAAATTTAACCTTTCTATTGTCTCCTTCTTTATCTGTGTTGCTGCCTCTTTCGTATTTACGTGCTTTCCTTTGAACTAATTTATGCAGTTCTATTCAGCTTCATTTCTTGGGGATATGTATGAAGTGGTGGCACATGTCAGCAACCGCTATCCAGCGGCAAATTTATATGCAATAGGCTGGTCTCTTGGAGCAAATATTCTTGTTCGCTACTTGGGACAGGTAACTCAATCAATTCACTTTGTGCTTATCAATGTTCCTCTTCCATTTGTCCTTGTACTGATCTACCTTGCATCTTCAGTACGAGCTGTTCTAAAGAATATCTGGTATGAATATGATGCTATGGTGAACTTGTTAGCATATTTAAATTTAGTACTGAAATTCTGCTGAGCATTAGTGATCTGGCTAACATCATACAGTTTATTGAGAAAAAGTGAAAACTCTATATATGGATGCTAGCGCCTAACATAGTTACATCATAGAGTATGTTGAGGAAAAATGTTCAGTTGTGTCCcagttttctttttctcaatcaTTTCTTGTGCTTAGTATAGCTGAATGTTTGTCAATGGAATTGGGTTTCATGAGCTTTCTGATAATTAGACCATCTAGTAATGATGTTCCATTTTTCTTATAAAGATCGTGTATATTGACCAGCGTGTACGCATCTTAACTATTCCACCGGATATTTTCTACCTCTCATTAGCACAAGCTCAAGTAACTTTGTCCACCAAGGCTTAGGAAGATGGTAAAACTGAGTCACTGAGATCACCTAATACTTTTTTTCTGTTGGGATTTGAACCTTGGTCTCCTAGGTTTTCCACTTTATTAACTGCTAGCCCATGTTTCCATCGATATGGCTCTTATGATTCTTCATCCTCTGAACACCCCAAACTCTTGTTTATTCTTAATGTGCTTTGAGTAGTTCAATTGGTTCAAGTGATATGTGAGACGGACCTTCTGAAAACCTCATTCCATTGTAGCCTGATTTAAGTCTACATAAAAAGGAATTTAATGTTGCTGCTTAAGAAACTAACTAGAAGGGGATGTTACAGTAGCATGTATTACCTTCTTCTATCCCAAGTAGATCCTTGAGACATCTCGATAAACACTCATTGaactggaatttttttttattaactataTTGAAAGTTATCTTTGGAGTCACTCTACAGTCAATATCTACTGAGAGAGTCAGCAGTAAATGGTGAATGGACATGTGAAGTTATGCCATAATCTGGTAGCTGTGGTTATATACGTGCGTAGGTAATTGAGCACTGCTGTCTCCATCCATTTGTCCTGGGTCAACATTGTGCTTTCTTTGTTCTGGATCAAAATAACTCTTGGAAATTTTTTTGACTACCAGTTGCTGTATTTGTCTTCAACAATATTGCCTATCAGTTGCACTATTTGTATTTTCAAAGACAATCTATAGGCAAATGATGTAATAAAGTCGGAATGGATGGAGTACTTGAATTCTTAGAAACTGCTttctaataatttatttgtttaatgaTGCATCTACTGTCAATTTAATTAGACACAATAAAGGTGGGGGTGCTCGACTGATTGGTCACAAGTCTGTAGGCGTTCACTGGAGTTGTTATTTTGGTTTGTGTTTACCTTTCAATGATTCAATCCATTGCTCTGAGttcattatttcaatttatcTACTTGCAGGAGTCCATGTACTGCCCATCTCTCATATTTTATTGTTTCATTGCAGGAATCTCATTCTTGCCTTCTCTCAGGTGCTGTTTCCTTGTGCAATCCATTCAATTTGGTCATTGCAAACGAAGATTTCCATAAGGGCTTTAACAATGTTTATGACAAAGCATTAGCAAATTCTCTCcgcaaaattttcaaaaagtaattTCATAATTCAGTTTTCCTTTTTTGCTCGGGATACATTTTACCTCTTTTAAACTAGATCTCTTGTTTATAGGCATGCTCTACTGTTTGAAGATATGGAAGGCGAATTTAATATATCATTAGCTGCCAATGCCAAAACTGTTAGAGAATTTGATGATGGACTGACACGAGGTATTTATTCTTGTATGTAGTAATAAAAAAGTTGTAAATGATTGCATCTGAACTTATCAGTAATTGCCTTCAACTTTGCAGTTTCATTTGGATTCAAGTCTGTGGATGATTACTATTCTAACTCGAGCAGTTCAGATTCCATTACAAATGTCTGCACACCTCTGCTTTGTATCCAAGTAAGTTTGTTTCAGCCATTTACTCTCCAttgttcttttttgtttgtggtTATTTATCGTACTTCAGACGCCATTTATAGGTCTACAGTTCATGGTCAGGAGAGTTAAAGTGTTACTCTTCTTGGACAAAATCtgaacatcatatcatataagTTAAAATTCCATGTAATAAAGCTGAAACTTGAGAGAGAATATATGTTTAACTTTGTGTTTCCGTTAGACAGTACACGCTTGTAGTTATCTGTTGTAGGATTTTTCCCACATCATAGATGTACCTTTATGCAATTTGGTTAACTTACTATCAAATAGACGTTTCacacttttcattttaataCAAGAGTTACTTTTCTTGATAAAATGCGAAGGATTTTTATGAAATGTAATTGGGACCAGATTCTAGGAAAAGCATTGCACTAACTACTATTGCTTTCTAAGATATATAGAGTAGAGAATCACATTTCTCCATATTTGACTCTTGGATCTTTATAGGAGACAGACAATTTGTCTAGAATATTGCACTGACATAATCAAAAGTCTCATTGTGATTTAAAGAAATTCCATCTCTTTGTGTCTCTcctcaaaaaaaagaaaggaggaaAAGCAAAAGAGAGGGCTAAAAAATATAGAAGTAGTTTTGCGTAATCAACTTATCAAAAAGGGACTATGCTTGTTAAGATTCTGTAAGTGGTAACTAAGACAAAATGCAAAGTTAACTTACTCTTCTTTATTTGTGGAGGCTGCAAATGATCCAATTGCTCCAGCCAGAGGAATCCCTCGTAAAGATATTGAGGTAGATACTATCTTCATTCTCATAGcccattttattttgttgatattttcTCATTGTTTGTTGATGTTctgccaaaaaaaataataatttggttATTCGTGCAGTTTCTTATTGTTTGTTTGTCAAAGTATTTACTAAGCAAGGATACTTCCTTAGATTTTGTTTTCTTCGTAGTCTCCAGACTCCATTTATTCATTATAATTTGTATGGATCAGTCAGGCGAAACACTGGTAGTTTGTTATACTCTCAGTCTGCTAGATTGGAAAAGCTAGATAATCATATTAGagtaaaatattcaattttactTTCTGAGAGCTTACATCACAAAGGAACAATTTTAAGGATTATGTTTTAAGTATGAAGAAAAAAGACATTGGCAAGTGGCAACAAAGTAAAATATGCTTTACTCCCATCTCATTTTTATCTAATACATTAATAATATTGCATATCAACTTGGATGTCTTCTTGACTTGGCATGTGTCTCAAGAGAAGAGCTAAATTAAATGTCTTTGGTGGTATATGGAAAGGCAAGTTAGGATCTAGTAGTGACTTATTGGTTTTCTTATTTAAAAGGATCAAATTGTTTCTGGAAGAGTTATTTGGCCTAATTTAACTTGTGTGCTTCAAAAAGTTAGTATCTTAGTGCCTTTAAGCTTGTTGGCATAAAGTCATCACATGATAGTTGAGAC
This genomic stretch from Solanum stenotomum isolate F172 chromosome 10, ASM1918654v1, whole genome shotgun sequence harbors:
- the LOC125842088 gene encoding uncharacterized protein LOC125842088: MASDKTSCQDERAGAEIVYGVEDCYSHSLELLKELGFPMGVLALKDLEECGCVRETGFVWMKQKAPYEHYFVATKTLVSYATEVTAYVEKGRMKKMTGVKSKQLFLWVPIVEMSIEDPAQNKIHFKTPIGIGKSFPLTAFMTDEEKKKYLEKANE